A window of the Listeria swaminathanii genome harbors these coding sequences:
- a CDS encoding hydroxymethylglutaryl-CoA reductase, degradative gives MDAFDKFYKKTLEERREILARYADLNEEEQAFLASTGALSLDKANHMIENTIGIYSLPLGLGMNMLLNDKAYVVPMAMEEPSVIAAQSSGAKLIAQNGGIKGSATKREMIGQIELISVSDMETARENVLANQEKLVAIANEAHPSLQKRGGGAVDLQVRTAQTASGETLFIVHLLVDTQEAMGANMVNTMVETLAPELEVLTAGKANMRILSNLVDEATATAICRIKPESLATKTQSGEWVRDRIIAAYEFADADIYRAATHNKGIMNGIDAVIMAFGNDWRAVEAASHAYAARTGSYKPMTKWSKDAEGYLVGELTLPMPVAFVGGSIGIHPIATLSKKIARVESAKELAMLVCAVGLTQNLAALKALVTEGIQRGHMSLQAKSLAMTAGAEADEIEKVATFLQESKQLNVLAAKEFISKLRSEK, from the coding sequence ATGGATGCTTTTGATAAATTTTACAAAAAAACATTAGAAGAACGCCGTGAAATTTTAGCTAGATATGCCGATTTAAATGAGGAAGAACAAGCATTTTTAGCTTCTACAGGGGCACTATCTCTTGATAAGGCGAACCATATGATTGAGAATACAATTGGTATTTATTCACTGCCACTGGGTCTAGGAATGAACATGCTATTGAATGACAAAGCTTATGTTGTTCCGATGGCAATGGAGGAGCCTTCTGTCATTGCGGCACAAAGCTCTGGAGCGAAACTCATTGCGCAAAATGGTGGGATAAAAGGTAGTGCAACGAAGCGGGAAATGATTGGTCAAATCGAGTTGATTTCTGTTTCTGACATGGAAACTGCGAGAGAAAACGTACTTGCGAATCAAGAAAAATTAGTTGCGATTGCGAACGAAGCCCATCCATCTTTGCAAAAACGTGGTGGTGGCGCGGTGGATCTTCAAGTCAGAACGGCACAAACGGCTAGCGGAGAAACGCTATTTATCGTTCATTTATTAGTAGATACCCAAGAAGCAATGGGTGCTAATATGGTCAACACGATGGTCGAAACATTGGCGCCGGAATTAGAAGTGTTAACCGCGGGGAAAGCCAATATGCGCATTTTATCTAATTTAGTCGATGAAGCAACAGCGACAGCAATTTGTCGGATAAAACCTGAAAGCTTAGCGACTAAAACACAAAGCGGTGAATGGGTGCGTGATCGAATTATTGCCGCTTATGAATTTGCCGATGCCGATATTTACCGAGCAGCAACGCACAATAAAGGAATTATGAATGGCATTGATGCAGTAATTATGGCATTTGGAAATGATTGGCGCGCAGTGGAAGCCGCAAGTCATGCATACGCCGCCCGCACAGGAAGCTATAAACCGATGACTAAGTGGTCAAAAGATGCGGAAGGGTATTTGGTTGGCGAATTGACTTTACCGATGCCAGTCGCCTTTGTAGGAGGTTCTATCGGTATCCATCCTATCGCAACCCTTTCGAAAAAAATTGCCCGCGTTGAATCAGCAAAAGAATTAGCGATGCTAGTATGTGCTGTTGGTTTAACACAGAATCTAGCTGCCTTAAAAGCGTTAGTCACAGAAGGAATCCAACGTGGTCATATGTCGTTACAGGCCAAATCACTAGCGATGACAGCTGGTGCAGAAGCTGACGAAATCGAAAAAGTGGCTACATTTTTACAAGAAAGCAAGCAATTAAATGTTTTAGCTGCGAAAGAATTTATTTCCAAATTACGCAGCGAAAAATAA
- a CDS encoding Na/Pi cotransporter family protein codes for MGDINIQQMIFQFIGGLGIFLFGIKYMGDGLQMAAGDRLRDILDKYTTNPFMGVLAGILVTVLIQSSSGTTVLTVGLVSAGFMTLKQAIGVIMGANIGTTVTAFIIGIKLSEYSLPIIAVGAVLLFFFKNHKVKNIGQVFFGFGALFYGLDLMGQGMKPLAGMESFHELTAQMSTNPFLGLLIGTIFTAVVQSSSATIGILQELYGQGAIDLQAALPVLFGDNIGTTITAVLAAIGASVAAKRAAATHVIFNLIGAVIFMLILPLFTSLVSYLQGLFGLNPEMTIAVAHGTFNVTNTFIQFWFIGAFAWLVTKLIPGDDSRIDYKTKHLDTNLIDQSPGIALEMAREETLRMADYAKFGLQEARQYLVNRESKHAESTVQVEEAVNNLDRKITEYLTKISSVALTNNETEEHALMLDTVRDIERVGDHMENIVENIDQLIKNKAKMSDEASEQLIEMFELTTANFERAVKAMHKKDRSLAEETILVEKDIDKAERRLRKSHIRRLNEGKCQVVSGILYIDIVSDLERIGDHANNIAESVLELNE; via the coding sequence ATGGGAGACATAAATATTCAGCAGATGATTTTTCAATTTATCGGAGGACTTGGAATTTTTCTTTTCGGTATAAAATATATGGGAGACGGACTGCAAATGGCAGCCGGCGACAGACTCCGTGATATTTTAGATAAGTACACAACGAATCCTTTTATGGGTGTACTTGCCGGGATTTTAGTTACCGTATTAATTCAAAGTAGCTCAGGTACGACTGTTTTGACGGTCGGATTAGTAAGTGCCGGATTTATGACGTTAAAACAGGCAATTGGTGTTATCATGGGGGCGAATATCGGAACGACCGTAACCGCCTTTATTATTGGTATTAAGCTATCCGAGTATTCTTTACCAATAATTGCTGTTGGTGCAGTACTTTTATTCTTCTTTAAAAATCATAAAGTGAAAAATATCGGCCAAGTATTCTTTGGTTTTGGTGCGTTATTCTATGGTTTAGATTTGATGGGACAAGGGATGAAGCCTCTTGCAGGAATGGAATCTTTCCACGAATTAACTGCTCAAATGAGTACAAATCCGTTCTTAGGTTTGTTAATCGGAACGATCTTCACGGCGGTTGTGCAGTCTTCTAGTGCAACCATCGGGATTTTACAAGAGTTATACGGGCAAGGCGCGATTGATCTTCAAGCTGCCTTACCAGTATTATTCGGGGACAACATTGGTACAACTATTACAGCTGTTCTTGCAGCAATTGGCGCAAGTGTTGCGGCGAAACGTGCAGCAGCGACACACGTAATATTTAACTTAATCGGTGCCGTCATTTTCATGCTAATACTACCGCTGTTTACCTCGCTGGTTTCTTATCTACAAGGACTGTTTGGATTGAATCCAGAAATGACCATCGCCGTAGCGCACGGAACGTTTAACGTGACGAATACATTTATTCAATTCTGGTTCATTGGTGCGTTTGCTTGGCTTGTAACGAAGCTTATCCCAGGCGACGATTCGCGGATCGATTATAAAACAAAACATTTAGATACCAATTTAATCGACCAATCACCAGGTATTGCCCTTGAAATGGCACGCGAAGAAACACTTCGTATGGCTGATTACGCAAAATTTGGTTTACAAGAAGCGAGACAATATTTGGTTAACCGGGAATCGAAACATGCCGAATCTACTGTACAGGTAGAAGAAGCCGTGAACAATTTAGACCGAAAAATCACCGAGTATTTAACGAAAATTTCTTCTGTTGCTTTAACTAATAACGAAACAGAAGAACACGCGCTAATGCTTGATACCGTTCGTGACATTGAACGCGTTGGTGATCATATGGAAAACATCGTTGAAAACATTGATCAACTGATTAAAAATAAAGCAAAAATGTCTGACGAAGCATCCGAACAACTAATCGAAATGTTTGAACTGACAACAGCAAATTTTGAACGCGCAGTAAAAGCAATGCATAAAAAAGATCGCTCGCTTGCGGAAGAAACAATTTTAGTTGAAAAAGATATCGACAAAGCAGAACGCAGATTACGTAAAAGTCATATCCGCCGCTTAAATGAAGGCAAATGCCAAGTAGTTAGCGGAATCTTGTATATCGATATTGTTAGTGATTTAGAACGAATTGGCGACCACGCAAACAACATCGCTGAGTCTGTTTTAGAATTAAACGAATAA
- the nifJ gene encoding pyruvate:ferredoxin (flavodoxin) oxidoreductase, protein MRNRKTMDGNTAAAYISYAFTEVAAIYPITPSSTMAELVDEWSSKSKKNLFNEPVKVVEMQSEAGAAGTVHGSLQAGALTSTYTASQGLLLMIPNMYKIAGELLPTVFHVSARTISAASLNIFGDHSDVMAARQTGFAMLAEGSVQEVMDLSAVAHLASLKGSLPFLNFFDGFRTSHELQKIEVLEYDELENLLDKEALQQFRNRAMTPNNPKTLGSNQNPDIFFQQRETVNRYYEEIPGIVQNYMQEINQLRGTDYDLVNYYGAEDATDVIVAMGSVTPVIEQVIDYLTTQGKKVGLLNIRLYRPFPAENFLAKLPKTVERVAVLDRTKEPGSGGEPLLLDVQSVLYDSETRPLVIGGRYGLGSKDVTPDQILGVYSHLMTEKPKPRFTMGITDDITNLSIENDGPSDLTSEKTFQCKFWGFGSDGTVGANKAAIKIIGDNTDLYAQGYFSYDSKKSGGLTVSHLRFGEKRIRSAYLIQQADFVSCSTSAYLRSYDLLKGLKPGGTFLLNTIWEGEQLERHLPAAMREYIAKNNIQFYTLNAMRIAGEAGLGRRINTVMQTAFFQVTDILPFEKALADLKESAIATYGKKDMAVAEKNILAMDQTVANLHKVEVPESWANPVVTAETTVTAEKPAYIQNILEPVNRLEGDNLTVGDLISNGMVSGAYPPGTAAYEKRGIALEVPEWISENCTMCNECAFVCPHAAIRPILTDEEEMESAPDGFMTREMRGKDGLRYRIQVSPMDCTGCNLCAETCPAKEKALVMKPFEEVAAKENPNWSFAINVKPKKNPGKKNTVPGSQFEQPLLEFSGACAGCGETPYVKLLTQMFGDRMMIANATGCSSIWGASAPATPYTVNDKGHGPAWGNSLLEDNAEYGYGMYLANQTMRKALNNKVTQALAEESISETLREALVDWQTQMDVSEDTRERAEVLQLALLSEMEGNAALESIYNDRELFIKRSQWMLGGDGWAYDIGFGGIDHVLASGEDVNIFVMDNEVYSNTGGQSSKATPTAAIAKFASGGKSVGKKDLGIMAMSYGNIYVAQIAMGANKRQTLKAIEEAEAYPGPSLIIAYTPCINHGISSGMKTMLSETQKAVECGYWSLYRYNPALEEKGKNPMTMDYKKVDFDQFEDFLKRETRYSALYKANPEVATKLSEKTRLDAEKRFKRYATMAGLDLEKILKKKEVTEEVAKAPVDDERAARKAAREARRLAREQGK, encoded by the coding sequence ATGCGAAATAGAAAAACAATGGATGGAAACACGGCCGCAGCTTATATTTCTTATGCATTTACAGAAGTTGCAGCAATCTATCCGATTACCCCTTCCTCCACCATGGCTGAACTCGTGGACGAATGGTCATCAAAGAGCAAGAAAAATTTATTTAATGAACCTGTAAAAGTAGTAGAAATGCAGTCCGAAGCAGGAGCAGCAGGAACAGTTCACGGATCACTTCAAGCAGGCGCGCTAACTAGTACCTATACAGCGAGCCAAGGTTTACTTTTAATGATTCCGAATATGTACAAAATTGCCGGCGAACTATTACCAACTGTTTTCCATGTTTCCGCAAGAACAATTTCGGCAGCCTCGCTGAATATTTTTGGTGACCATAGTGACGTGATGGCAGCGCGCCAAACAGGATTTGCAATGTTAGCAGAAGGTTCCGTCCAAGAAGTTATGGACTTATCCGCCGTTGCTCATTTGGCCTCACTAAAAGGAAGTTTGCCATTTTTAAACTTTTTTGACGGCTTCCGGACGAGCCACGAATTGCAAAAAATCGAAGTACTCGAATACGATGAATTAGAAAATTTACTCGACAAAGAGGCGTTGCAACAATTTAGAAATCGTGCAATGACGCCAAACAATCCTAAAACATTAGGTTCGAACCAAAACCCGGATATCTTTTTCCAACAAAGAGAAACCGTGAACCGCTATTACGAGGAAATTCCCGGTATCGTGCAAAACTACATGCAAGAAATTAATCAGCTTCGTGGCACAGATTACGATTTAGTAAATTATTATGGTGCAGAAGATGCGACGGATGTTATTGTCGCAATGGGCTCCGTGACACCAGTCATCGAGCAAGTCATTGATTACTTAACAACCCAAGGGAAAAAAGTCGGCTTGCTAAATATTCGCTTATATCGTCCTTTCCCAGCAGAAAACTTTTTAGCAAAACTGCCGAAAACAGTAGAACGTGTGGCTGTTTTAGACCGGACGAAAGAGCCTGGATCAGGCGGGGAACCACTTTTACTCGACGTGCAAAGTGTACTGTATGATAGTGAGACTCGTCCACTAGTTATTGGCGGTAGATATGGCTTAGGTTCAAAAGATGTTACACCAGACCAGATTCTCGGTGTTTATTCGCACCTAATGACCGAAAAACCAAAACCGCGCTTTACGATGGGGATTACAGATGATATTACGAATCTATCTATCGAAAATGATGGACCAAGTGACCTCACTTCTGAAAAAACATTCCAATGCAAATTCTGGGGCTTCGGCTCGGACGGAACAGTTGGCGCGAATAAAGCTGCAATTAAAATTATTGGTGATAACACCGATTTATATGCACAAGGCTACTTTTCCTACGATTCGAAAAAATCAGGCGGGCTAACCGTTTCGCATTTACGCTTTGGAGAAAAACGGATTCGCTCAGCCTATCTAATCCAACAAGCAGATTTCGTTTCCTGCTCTACCTCGGCCTATTTACGTTCGTATGATTTGTTAAAAGGTTTAAAACCGGGTGGAACATTCTTGCTTAATACCATTTGGGAAGGCGAGCAGTTAGAACGCCATTTACCAGCTGCAATGCGCGAATATATTGCGAAAAATAATATCCAATTTTATACATTAAATGCGATGAGAATTGCTGGGGAAGCAGGACTTGGTAGAAGAATTAATACCGTCATGCAAACCGCCTTTTTCCAAGTGACTGACATTTTACCGTTCGAAAAAGCACTGGCTGACTTAAAAGAATCGGCTATCGCGACTTACGGGAAAAAAGATATGGCAGTTGCGGAGAAAAATATTCTCGCAATGGATCAAACCGTTGCTAATTTGCATAAAGTAGAAGTTCCTGAAAGTTGGGCAAACCCAGTTGTCACAGCCGAAACAACTGTAACGGCCGAAAAACCAGCTTACATCCAAAATATTCTTGAACCTGTGAACCGTTTAGAAGGCGACAATTTGACCGTTGGCGATTTAATTTCTAATGGAATGGTCAGTGGTGCTTATCCTCCGGGAACAGCGGCTTACGAAAAACGCGGGATTGCTCTCGAAGTTCCCGAATGGATTTCTGAAAACTGTACGATGTGTAATGAATGTGCCTTTGTATGTCCACATGCAGCGATTCGTCCAATTTTAACGGATGAGGAAGAAATGGAATCCGCTCCAGATGGCTTTATGACACGTGAAATGCGTGGAAAAGATGGTCTTCGTTACCGCATCCAAGTTTCGCCAATGGACTGTACTGGTTGTAATTTATGTGCGGAAACATGTCCGGCGAAAGAGAAAGCGCTCGTGATGAAACCATTTGAAGAAGTGGCTGCCAAAGAAAATCCGAATTGGTCCTTCGCAATTAATGTCAAACCGAAGAAAAATCCGGGCAAGAAAAATACTGTTCCAGGTAGCCAATTTGAACAACCTTTACTGGAATTCTCCGGAGCTTGTGCTGGTTGTGGTGAAACACCATATGTTAAATTATTAACGCAAATGTTTGGCGACCGGATGATGATTGCGAATGCGACTGGCTGTTCCTCGATTTGGGGCGCATCAGCACCAGCAACGCCGTATACCGTCAATGATAAAGGACACGGTCCGGCTTGGGGGAATTCGCTTTTAGAAGACAATGCGGAATATGGTTACGGTATGTATTTAGCCAACCAAACGATGCGAAAAGCTTTAAACAATAAAGTGACACAAGCGCTTGCGGAAGAATCAATTTCAGAGACTTTACGTGAAGCTTTGGTCGACTGGCAAACGCAAATGGATGTTTCAGAAGATACGCGCGAACGAGCAGAAGTATTACAACTTGCACTGCTTAGTGAGATGGAAGGCAATGCGGCACTCGAATCGATTTACAATGACCGGGAATTATTTATTAAACGTTCGCAGTGGATGCTTGGTGGCGATGGCTGGGCTTATGATATTGGCTTTGGCGGAATTGACCACGTGTTAGCATCAGGTGAAGACGTAAATATTTTCGTGATGGATAATGAAGTTTACTCGAACACAGGTGGTCAGTCGTCGAAAGCAACACCAACTGCAGCGATTGCTAAATTTGCTTCGGGCGGAAAATCTGTCGGCAAAAAAGACCTTGGTATTATGGCGATGAGTTATGGAAATATCTATGTTGCCCAAATTGCGATGGGAGCGAATAAACGCCAAACCTTAAAAGCAATTGAAGAAGCAGAGGCATATCCAGGGCCATCTTTAATTATCGCTTATACGCCGTGTATTAATCACGGTATTTCAAGCGGGATGAAAACGATGCTGAGCGAAACCCAAAAAGCAGTAGAATGCGGCTATTGGAGCTTATATCGCTACAATCCAGCGCTAGAAGAAAAAGGAAAGAATCCAATGACGATGGACTACAAAAAAGTCGATTTCGATCAATTTGAAGATTTCCTCAAACGCGAAACACGCTATTCTGCGCTATATAAGGCAAATCCAGAAGTAGCAACAAAACTATCCGAGAAAACCCGTTTAGATGCTGAAAAACGCTTTAAACGTTACGCTACGATGGCAGGGCTTGATTTAGAAAAGATATTAAAGAAAAAAGAAGTCACAGAAGAAGTGGCAAAAGCGCCGGTTGATGATGAACGAGCAGCAAGAAAAGCGGCTCGGGAAGCAAGAAGATTAGCGCGCGAACAAGGTAAATAA
- a CDS encoding fructose-1,6-bisphosphatase — translation MKTTDMKYLQLLAKEYPTIAKTATEIINLEAIMNLPKGTEHFLSDVHGEYSAFEQVLRNGSGVVKRKIRDIFGTELNDAEINSLSTLIYYPEEKMDLIASETEDLHAWYRTTLFRLIELCQYVASKYTRSKVRKAMPEDFAYILEELLHENYNEDDKRLYYEEILQHIISLGRAEEFISALSRLIQQLVVDHLHIVGDVYDRGPYPDKIMDTLMHYHSLDFQWGNHDILWMGAASGSRVCAANVIRISARYLNLDILEDSYGISLRPLALFADEVYKDDPCTYFQPKNEDNIDYSNAEITQIARMHKAISIIQFKLEGEIIRRRKEFEMDHRLLLDFIDYQNGTIRLKGHDYALLDTHFPTIDPENPYTLTSAEKELIEKITAAFKNCRRLQKHVQFLYSKGSMFLTYNGNLLYHGCIPLHEDGTFMEMKLRGENYAGRELLEQFEILTREAYVRPPGTKEKKYACDIVWYLWTGAISSLFGKSEMTTFERYFVAEKETHTEEKNPYYKLRNDASICKQILEEFGLDGECGHIINGHTPVKEGKGESPIKADGKMLVIDGGFAKAYHKETSLAGYTLLFNSYGLQLVSHQPFTTKDDAIKNETDILSTRQVIEMEINRKRVRDTDIGAKLNEQAEDLKLLLDAYRNGLLHENR, via the coding sequence GTGAAAACTACTGATATGAAATATTTACAATTGTTAGCAAAAGAATATCCGACTATAGCGAAGACTGCCACAGAAATTATCAACCTCGAAGCAATTATGAATCTTCCCAAAGGAACGGAACATTTTTTAAGTGATGTTCACGGAGAATATAGTGCTTTTGAACAAGTGTTACGTAATGGTTCTGGTGTTGTGAAGCGGAAAATTCGTGATATTTTTGGTACAGAGCTAAATGATGCAGAGATAAATTCCCTTAGTACGTTGATTTACTATCCAGAAGAAAAAATGGATTTAATTGCTAGTGAAACGGAGGATTTGCATGCTTGGTATCGGACGACCCTTTTTCGTTTGATTGAGTTGTGCCAGTATGTTGCTTCTAAATATACTCGTTCCAAAGTGAGAAAAGCGATGCCAGAAGATTTTGCTTACATATTAGAAGAGTTACTGCACGAAAACTACAATGAAGATGACAAACGGCTTTACTATGAAGAAATTTTACAGCATATTATTTCGCTTGGTCGTGCGGAGGAATTTATTAGTGCCCTCTCGCGGCTTATTCAACAATTAGTTGTCGATCATTTGCACATTGTTGGTGATGTTTATGATCGTGGGCCTTATCCTGACAAAATTATGGATACATTGATGCATTATCATTCGCTCGATTTCCAGTGGGGCAACCATGATATTTTGTGGATGGGAGCTGCTAGTGGTTCCCGCGTTTGTGCGGCAAATGTTATTCGAATTTCTGCTCGTTATTTGAATTTAGATATTTTAGAAGATAGTTACGGCATCTCGCTCCGTCCGCTCGCCCTTTTTGCTGATGAAGTGTATAAAGATGATCCTTGTACGTATTTCCAGCCTAAAAATGAGGATAATATCGACTATAGCAATGCTGAAATCACTCAAATTGCGCGGATGCACAAAGCTATTTCGATTATCCAGTTTAAATTGGAAGGTGAAATTATTCGTCGCCGGAAAGAATTTGAGATGGATCACCGCTTGCTCCTTGATTTTATTGATTATCAAAATGGCACCATTCGGTTAAAAGGCCACGATTACGCGCTACTAGATACACATTTCCCAACGATTGATCCAGAAAATCCGTACACCCTTACTAGCGCAGAGAAAGAGCTTATTGAAAAAATTACTGCTGCTTTTAAAAATTGTCGCCGGCTGCAAAAACATGTGCAATTTTTATACTCAAAAGGAAGTATGTTTTTGACTTATAACGGCAATTTGCTTTATCATGGCTGCATTCCGCTTCATGAGGATGGGACTTTTATGGAGATGAAATTGCGCGGGGAAAACTATGCCGGCCGAGAGCTTTTAGAACAATTTGAAATACTAACGCGCGAAGCCTACGTCCGCCCTCCCGGAACGAAAGAGAAGAAATACGCTTGCGATATCGTTTGGTATTTATGGACTGGCGCAATTTCTTCGTTATTTGGAAAAAGTGAAATGACGACCTTTGAACGTTATTTTGTTGCGGAAAAAGAAACCCACACCGAGGAAAAAAATCCCTACTATAAATTACGTAATGATGCGTCCATTTGCAAGCAGATCTTAGAAGAATTTGGGCTTGATGGCGAATGTGGGCATATTATTAATGGACATACTCCTGTCAAAGAAGGTAAAGGCGAAAGTCCGATTAAAGCTGACGGGAAAATGCTTGTGATTGATGGCGGATTTGCAAAAGCCTATCATAAAGAAACGAGTTTAGCTGGTTATACATTGCTATTTAACAGTTATGGATTGCAATTAGTGAGTCATCAACCATTTACAACGAAAGATGATGCGATTAAAAATGAAACTGATATCCTCTCGACACGTCAAGTCATCGAGATGGAAATTAATCGTAAACGCGTAAGAGATACCGACATCGGCGCCAAACTCAATGAGCAGGCGGAGGATTTAAAATTACTGCTTGATGCTTATCGTAATGGTTTACTTCATGAAAATCGATAA
- a CDS encoding AEC family transporter codes for MEFLLILLPVFGIFAIGFVGQKTLKFDIPNLSKLTLYLMSPFLAFNTFYTNPLTMDYVYLAIYIFALCLSLILLVSLISFLLGYNLQDRCALILASAFMNNGNYGTPVVLLVFGAVGLDIAVVLMVLQQLAMSTIGVYFAAKGSKDANGMKTVMKRVVRMPIAYGALLGLTLQLLHVSLPSALMTCVKLVGDAAIPTIMIVLGMQLAVISFRRIELTKVGIALVLKLLIAPIIAFGLTLVLPVDEMTKQIMILLAAMPTAANTTLMAVQFDTKPDLVSSATFISTVLSIITLPIVLYFLHPVF; via the coding sequence ATGGAGTTTCTTCTTATTTTATTGCCGGTTTTTGGGATTTTTGCGATTGGGTTTGTTGGACAGAAAACGTTAAAATTTGATATTCCCAATTTATCTAAACTCACGCTTTACTTGATGTCGCCGTTTCTTGCATTTAATACCTTTTATACGAATCCGCTTACGATGGATTATGTTTATTTGGCGATTTATATTTTTGCGCTTTGCTTGAGTTTGATTTTGCTGGTTAGTTTGATTAGTTTTTTGCTTGGTTATAATTTGCAAGATCGTTGTGCGCTCATTTTGGCTAGTGCGTTTATGAATAATGGGAACTACGGGACGCCTGTTGTACTGCTCGTCTTTGGGGCTGTGGGGCTTGATATTGCGGTTGTTTTGATGGTACTGCAACAACTTGCGATGAGCACGATTGGCGTTTATTTTGCCGCCAAAGGAAGTAAAGATGCAAATGGCATGAAAACGGTGATGAAACGCGTTGTTCGAATGCCAATTGCTTACGGGGCTTTGCTAGGGCTCACGCTGCAATTGCTTCATGTTTCGCTTCCATCCGCTTTGATGACTTGCGTAAAACTAGTTGGCGATGCCGCTATTCCAACGATTATGATTGTGCTTGGAATGCAATTGGCGGTTATTTCCTTTCGACGAATTGAGCTTACGAAAGTTGGGATTGCTTTAGTTCTAAAATTGCTCATTGCCCCGATTATCGCTTTCGGGCTAACGCTTGTTCTTCCAGTGGATGAAATGACAAAACAAATTATGATTTTGCTGGCAGCGATGCCAACTGCAGCCAATACAACTTTAATGGCTGTTCAATTTGATACAAAACCTGATTTAGTTTCTAGTGCCACTTTTATTAGTACGGTTTTAAGTATTATCACTTTACCAATTGTGCTCTATTTTCTTCATCCAGTTTTCTAA
- a CDS encoding transposase, whose product MPTKKYTEKFKISLAYLHYKGTPKQTLCDDFGVSIASLSRWIKGYDVTEVDINEAANILQMYELKKQKAKLEAEVVALTKAIKLFNSDFNAV is encoded by the coding sequence ATGCCTACTAAAAAATATACCGAAAAATTCAAAATCAGCCTAGCTTACTTACACTATAAAGGAACACCTAAACAAACATTATGTGATGATTTTGGCGTTTCGATTGCATCTCTTTCTAGATGGATTAAAGGATATGATGTAACAGAGGTAGATATAAACGAAGCAGCTAATATTTTACAAATGTACGAACTAAAAAAACAAAAAGCAAAATTAGAAGCCGAGGTAGTTGCTCTTACAAAAGCAATCAAACTTTTCAATTCGGATTTTAATGCAGTTTAA
- a CDS encoding Rgg/GadR/MutR family transcriptional regulator, translating into MVAYGELIREVRLSKGLTQKEVYTGIISKSYAIGFEKGKHDITLGLFEEILKRVMLSSDEFFFMNRGFSLAEEDNFWYKFAQAANQKDLTELETLHDAILQQKGERATLREAIVHSRIEINKQLLLNNKFDVSIVSDEDKAVIQTYLWKVQSWTLEEIRIFANSVDYFEEDVQIYFFQLVLKSIEKYKHYDRGKKVFSTLLTNITEELIARNQLDYATQLLEILYELSASHDCAFYRIMHNYYQGLIWMKSEQIEQGLHQSQRAVQILNELNYEPLAILYQTLLTQFLEKEQIPIS; encoded by the coding sequence ATGGTTGCTTACGGGGAATTAATTCGAGAAGTACGGCTTTCTAAAGGCTTAACGCAAAAAGAAGTCTATACCGGAATTATTTCGAAATCCTATGCCATAGGTTTTGAAAAAGGCAAACATGATATTACATTAGGGCTATTTGAAGAAATTTTAAAACGGGTGATGTTAAGCTCGGATGAATTTTTCTTTATGAATCGGGGGTTCTCTCTAGCCGAGGAAGATAATTTTTGGTACAAATTTGCCCAAGCGGCGAACCAAAAAGATCTGACAGAATTAGAAACATTACACGATGCTATTTTACAGCAAAAAGGGGAGCGAGCCACTCTTAGAGAAGCAATCGTTCACTCAAGAATCGAAATTAATAAACAGTTACTTCTAAATAATAAATTTGATGTTAGTATCGTTTCCGATGAAGACAAAGCAGTTATCCAAACCTATTTGTGGAAAGTCCAATCCTGGACGCTAGAAGAAATCCGAATTTTTGCGAACTCGGTCGATTATTTTGAGGAAGATGTGCAGATTTACTTTTTCCAATTAGTTTTAAAATCCATCGAAAAATACAAACATTACGATCGCGGCAAAAAAGTATTTTCGACACTTTTGACGAATATTACAGAAGAATTAATTGCCCGAAACCAATTGGATTATGCCACACAATTATTAGAAATACTATATGAGCTATCGGCTTCGCATGACTGTGCTTTTTACCGAATTATGCACAATTATTATCAAGGCTTGATTTGGATGAAAAGCGAGCAGATCGAACAAGGATTACACCAATCCCAAAGAGCCGTCCAAATTTTAAATGAACTTAATTACGAACCCCTCGCGATTCTTTACCAAACTTTACTCACGCAGTTTTTAGAAAAAGAGCAGATTCCAATATCGTAA